From a region of the Streptomyces tirandamycinicus genome:
- a CDS encoding ATP-dependent DNA helicase, whose translation MTKASLPELLHAAVAAVGGVERPGQVTMAESVSEAIDDGSHLLIQAGTGTGKSLGYLVPALAHGDRVVVATATLALQRQLVERDLPRTVDALHPLLRRRPEFAMLKGRSNYLCLHRLHEGVPQEEEDGLFDHPLAFGAGNPTSAAAPTSRLGQDLVRLRDWSDETETGDRDDLTPGVSDRAWSQVSVSSRECLGASKCAYGAECFAEMARERAKLAEVVVTNHALLAIDAIEGAPVLPQHEVLIVDEAHELVSRVTGVATGELTPGQVHRAVRRAAKLVDEKAADRLQTAAEGFERLMELALPGRLDEIPEDLGYALLALRDAARTVTSALGATRDKSVQDEDAVRKQALASVESVHEVAERISNGSEYDVVWYERHDRFGASLRVAPLSVSGLLREKLFAERSVVLTSATLKLGGDFNGVGASLGLAPEGAEGDDLPVWKGVDVGSPFDYPRQGILYVAKHLSRPVRDGGRDDMLDELTELIQAAGGRTLGLFSSMRAAQLAAEELRSRIPEFPILLQGEETLGELIKNFAADPRTCLFGTLSLWQGVDVPGPSCQLVVMDKIPFPRPDDPLMSARQKAVEEAGGNGFMAVAATHAALLMAQGAGRLVRATGDRGVVAVLDQRLATARYGSYLKASLPDFWYTTDRNQVRRSLAAIDAAAKADGA comes from the coding sequence ATGACGAAGGCATCCCTCCCCGAGCTCCTCCACGCCGCCGTCGCCGCCGTCGGCGGGGTCGAGCGGCCTGGCCAGGTCACCATGGCCGAGTCCGTCTCCGAGGCCATCGACGACGGGTCGCATCTGCTCATCCAGGCCGGCACCGGTACGGGCAAGTCGCTCGGGTACCTGGTGCCCGCCCTGGCCCACGGGGACCGTGTGGTGGTCGCCACGGCGACGCTCGCGCTGCAGCGCCAGCTCGTGGAGCGGGACCTTCCGCGAACGGTGGATGCCCTGCACCCGCTGCTTCGCCGCAGACCGGAGTTCGCCATGCTCAAGGGCCGGTCGAACTACCTCTGCCTGCACCGGCTCCACGAGGGCGTCCCGCAGGAAGAGGAGGACGGGCTCTTCGACCATCCCCTGGCCTTCGGCGCGGGGAACCCCACCTCGGCGGCCGCCCCCACCAGCAGGCTGGGGCAGGACCTGGTGCGTCTGCGCGACTGGTCCGACGAGACGGAGACGGGCGACCGGGACGACCTCACCCCCGGCGTCTCCGACCGGGCGTGGTCGCAGGTCTCCGTGTCCTCACGGGAGTGCCTCGGCGCGAGCAAGTGCGCCTACGGAGCGGAGTGCTTCGCGGAGATGGCGCGGGAGCGCGCCAAGCTCGCCGAGGTCGTCGTGACGAACCACGCCCTGCTCGCCATCGACGCGATCGAAGGCGCTCCGGTGCTCCCGCAGCACGAGGTCCTGATCGTGGACGAGGCCCACGAGCTGGTCTCGCGGGTCACCGGGGTCGCCACCGGCGAGCTCACCCCCGGTCAGGTCCACCGCGCGGTGCGGCGCGCGGCCAAGCTGGTCGACGAGAAGGCGGCCGACCGGCTCCAGACGGCGGCCGAGGGCTTCGAGAGGCTGATGGAGCTCGCGCTGCCCGGCCGCCTCGACGAGATCCCGGAGGACCTGGGGTACGCGCTGCTGGCGCTGCGCGATGCCGCCCGCACGGTGACCTCGGCGCTGGGCGCCACCCGCGACAAGTCCGTGCAGGACGAGGACGCCGTCCGCAAGCAGGCGCTCGCCTCGGTCGAGTCCGTGCACGAGGTCGCCGAGCGGATCAGCAACGGCTCCGAGTACGACGTGGTCTGGTACGAGCGCCACGACCGCTTCGGGGCCTCCCTGCGCGTGGCCCCGCTCTCGGTGTCGGGCCTGCTGCGGGAGAAGCTCTTCGCCGAACGCTCGGTGGTGCTCACCTCCGCGACGCTCAAACTGGGCGGTGACTTCAACGGGGTGGGGGCCTCGCTCGGGCTGGCCCCCGAGGGCGCCGAGGGCGACGACCTGCCCGTCTGGAAGGGCGTCGACGTCGGCTCGCCGTTCGACTACCCGAGACAGGGCATCCTCTACGTCGCGAAGCATCTGTCCCGCCCCGTCCGGGACGGCGGGCGTGACGACATGCTCGACGAGCTCACCGAGCTGATCCAGGCGGCCGGTGGGCGCACGCTCGGATTGTTCTCCTCCATGCGGGCGGCCCAGCTCGCCGCCGAGGAACTGCGGTCCCGTATCCCCGAGTTCCCGATCCTGCTGCAGGGCGAGGAAACCCTCGGGGAGCTGATCAAGAACTTCGCGGCCGATCCCAGGACGTGCCTGTTCGGCACGCTCTCCCTCTGGCAGGGCGTCGACGTCCCCGGTCCGAGCTGCCAGCTGGTGGTGATGGACAAGATCCCGTTCCCGCGCCCCGACGATCCGCTGATGAGCGCGCGCCAGAAGGCGGTGGAGGAGGCCGGTGGCAACGGGTTCATGGCCGTGGCGGCGACCCATGCGGCACTGCTGATGGCTCAGGGCGCGGGACGGCTGGTGCGGGCCACCGGAGACCGCGGTGTGGTCGCCGTGCTCGACCAGCGGCTCGCCACCGCCCGGTACGGGAGCTATCTGAAGGCGTCACTGCCCGACTTCTGGTACACCACGGACCGTAACCAGGTACGTCGTTCCCTCGCGGCCATCGACGCGGCGGCGAAGGCGGACGGGGCGTAG
- the lexA gene encoding transcriptional repressor LexA, translated as MTTTADSATITAQDSSQNRFEPVHAMNDAATNPEGAEPARPARSLPGRPPGIRADSSGLTDRQRRVIEVIRDSVQRRGYPPSMREIGQAVGLSSTSSVAHQLMALERKGFLRRDPHRPRAYEVRGSDQPATQPTDATGKPAASYVPLVGRIAAGGPILAEESVEDVFPLPRQLVGDGELFVLKVVGDSMIEAAICDGDWVTVRRQPVAENGDIVAAMLDGEATVKRFKREDGHVWLLPHNAAYQPIPGDEATILGKVVAVLRRV; from the coding sequence GTGACCACCACCGCTGACAGTGCCACCATCACTGCCCAGGACAGCTCCCAGAACCGATTCGAGCCGGTGCATGCCATGAATGACGCAGCCACGAACCCGGAGGGCGCGGAGCCAGCGCGCCCCGCGCGCTCGCTGCCCGGTCGACCTCCCGGGATCCGCGCCGACAGCTCCGGACTCACGGACCGCCAGCGCAGGGTCATCGAGGTCATCCGCGACTCGGTGCAGCGCCGCGGATACCCGCCGTCGATGCGCGAGATCGGCCAGGCGGTGGGACTGTCCAGCACGTCGTCCGTGGCCCATCAGCTGATGGCACTGGAGCGGAAGGGCTTCCTCCGCCGCGACCCGCACCGGCCCCGGGCCTACGAGGTGCGGGGCTCCGACCAGCCGGCCACGCAGCCCACGGACGCCACGGGCAAGCCCGCCGCCTCGTACGTGCCGCTGGTCGGCCGGATCGCCGCCGGTGGCCCCATCCTCGCCGAGGAGTCGGTCGAGGACGTCTTCCCCCTCCCCCGCCAGCTGGTCGGCGACGGCGAACTGTTCGTCCTGAAGGTCGTCGGTGACTCGATGATCGAGGCCGCGATCTGCGACGGCGACTGGGTCACCGTCCGCCGTCAGCCGGTCGCCGAGAACGGCGACATCGTCGCGGCCATGCTGGACGGCGAGGCCACCGTCAAGCGCTTCAAGCGCGAGGACGGCCACGTATGGCTGCTGCCCCACAACGCGGCGTATCAGCCGATCCCCGGTGACGAGGCGACGATCCTCGGCAAGGTGGTGGCGGTGCTTCGGCGGGTGTGA
- a CDS encoding IucA/IucC family protein, with translation MPNSPAAPDSAEPYALLAPAELTPETWQRASSRLLAKMLGEFAYEEIIEPVPQGHDDGYTLRLDDGQNLTFRARRGAYGGWRVVPGSVRCDGSPFCDPLRFLAEARHILALDGATLGHLVRELSTTLAADCRLDSTALPAARLADLDYAALEGHQTGHPWLVLNKGRLGFSARDTARWAPEARTPARLPWIAVRTGLAAYRGVSGLDTPERLYAAELDAPVRDAFSAALRDRGHDPAGFLFLPVHPWQWDQVLLPLYAPSIARGEIVPLTTDGDLRLPQQSIRTFLNTSRPDRHTVKLPLSVLNTLVWRGLPTERTLAAPAVTAWVHGVRDADPFLRDECRVVLLGEVASVTVEHPHYDRLPEVPYQYRELLGAIWREPLRLPAGERARTLASLLHTDPAGRAFTAELVERSGLPAAAWLRHLFAALLPPLLHFLYRYGTVFSPHGENAIVVFDDHDVPVRLAIKDFVDDVNVCARPLPELAAMPGDVRAVLLTEEPAFLTQFIHSGLFVGVFRYLAPLCEEQLGLPEDRFWSLVRAEILRHQSRFPELKDRFELFDLLTPRIERLCLNRNRLHLDGYRDRSERPHAAVHGTVRNPLSTL, from the coding sequence GTGCCGAATTCCCCCGCCGCCCCAGACTCCGCCGAGCCGTACGCCCTGCTCGCGCCCGCCGAGCTCACTCCGGAGACCTGGCAGCGGGCGTCCTCCCGCCTGCTCGCCAAGATGCTCGGCGAGTTCGCCTACGAAGAGATCATCGAGCCGGTGCCCCAGGGGCACGACGACGGCTACACGCTCCGCCTCGACGACGGGCAGAACCTCACCTTCCGCGCCCGGCGCGGCGCGTACGGCGGCTGGCGGGTGGTACCCGGCTCCGTCCGGTGCGACGGGTCCCCGTTCTGCGATCCGCTCCGGTTCCTGGCCGAGGCCCGCCATATCCTCGCACTCGACGGCGCCACGCTCGGCCACCTCGTACGCGAACTGAGCACCACCCTGGCCGCCGACTGCAGGCTCGACAGCACCGCGCTCCCCGCCGCACGGCTCGCCGACCTCGACTACGCCGCCCTGGAAGGCCACCAGACCGGTCACCCCTGGCTCGTCCTCAACAAGGGCCGCCTCGGCTTCTCGGCACGCGACACCGCCCGCTGGGCCCCTGAGGCACGCACCCCGGCGCGGCTGCCCTGGATCGCCGTCCGTACCGGCCTCGCCGCCTACCGGGGCGTTTCGGGTCTCGACACGCCCGAGCGCCTCTACGCCGCGGAACTCGACGCACCGGTCCGTGACGCCTTCTCGGCCGCGCTGCGGGACCGCGGCCACGACCCTGCCGGATTCCTCTTCCTGCCCGTGCACCCCTGGCAGTGGGACCAGGTGCTGCTGCCCCTCTACGCCCCCTCGATCGCCCGCGGTGAGATCGTCCCGCTCACCACGGACGGCGACCTGCGGCTGCCCCAGCAGTCCATCCGCACCTTCCTCAACACCAGCCGGCCCGACCGCCACACCGTGAAGCTCCCCCTGTCCGTACTCAACACCCTCGTCTGGCGCGGGCTGCCCACCGAACGCACGCTCGCCGCACCCGCCGTCACCGCATGGGTGCACGGTGTGCGCGACGCCGACCCCTTCCTCCGCGACGAGTGCCGGGTGGTCCTGCTGGGGGAGGTCGCCTCGGTCACCGTCGAGCACCCGCACTACGACCGGCTGCCCGAAGTGCCCTACCAGTACCGGGAACTGCTCGGGGCCATCTGGCGTGAGCCCCTGCGGCTGCCCGCGGGAGAGCGCGCCCGCACCCTCGCCTCGCTCCTGCACACCGACCCCGCGGGGCGCGCCTTCACGGCCGAGCTGGTCGAACGCTCCGGACTTCCGGCGGCCGCATGGCTGCGCCACCTCTTCGCGGCCCTGCTCCCGCCCCTGCTGCACTTCCTGTACCGCTACGGCACGGTGTTCTCGCCGCACGGGGAGAACGCGATCGTCGTCTTCGACGACCACGACGTGCCCGTACGTCTCGCGATCAAGGACTTCGTCGACGACGTGAACGTCTGCGCCAGGCCGCTGCCGGAACTGGCCGCCATGCCCGGGGACGTGCGCGCGGTCCTGCTCACCGAGGAGCCCGCGTTCCTCACCCAGTTCATCCACTCCGGGCTCTTCGTCGGGGTGTTCCGCTATCTCGCCCCGCTCTGCGAGGAGCAGCTGGGGCTCCCCGAGGACCGGTTCTGGTCGCTGGTCCGCGCGGAGATCCTGCGCCACCAGTCCCGCTTCCCCGAGCTCAAGGACCGCTTCGAGCTGTTCGACCTGCTTACTCCGCGGATCGAGCGCCTCTGCCTGAACCGGAACCGGCTCCACCTCGACGGCTACCGCGACCGCTCCGAGCGCCCGCATGCCGCCGTCCACGGCACGGTCCGCAACCCCCTGAGCACGTTATGA
- the nrdR gene encoding transcriptional regulator NrdR, with translation MHCPFCRHPDSRVVDSRTTDDGTSIRRRRQCPDCSRRFTTVETASLMVIKRSGVTEPFSRTKVISGVRKACQGRPVTEDALAQLGQRVEEAVRATGSAELTTHDVGLAILGPLQELDLVAYLRFASVYRAFDSLEDFEAAITELREQRPPAGRSGPGAPHGAPEPVEAAG, from the coding sequence ATGCACTGCCCCTTCTGCAGGCACCCGGACAGTCGTGTCGTCGACAGCCGGACCACCGACGACGGCACGTCGATCCGCCGCCGCCGCCAGTGCCCCGACTGCTCCCGTCGTTTCACGACGGTCGAGACGGCGTCGCTCATGGTGATCAAGCGCAGCGGGGTGACCGAGCCCTTCAGCCGTACCAAGGTCATCTCCGGCGTGCGCAAGGCATGCCAGGGACGGCCCGTCACCGAGGACGCCCTCGCCCAGCTCGGCCAGCGGGTCGAGGAGGCGGTGCGCGCCACCGGCAGCGCCGAGCTGACCACCCACGACGTGGGTCTGGCCATACTCGGTCCCCTGCAGGAGCTCGACCTCGTCGCGTACCTGCGCTTCGCGTCCGTGTATCGAGCGTTCGACTCGCTCGAAGACTTCGAGGCCGCCATCACGGAGCTCCGTGAGCAGCGGCCGCCCGCAGGGCGGAGCGGGCCCGGTGCGCCCCACGGGGCCCCCGAGCCCGTCGAAGCCGCCGGCTGA